gtgttgttttctgtttgttttcttcagaatATCTTCAAGAGACCTTCACTTCCCTGGGCTATTGTGTCCAGACTGTCTTGTTTCCTAATGCGGAGGATATACCCCAGACTCTTCGTCAATATGCCCACCTGCCCCAACATCGAGACTACGACAGCTTCATATGTGTTTTAGTGAGCCGAGGAGACTCCCAAAGCATGATGGTCGTGGATCAGGCTCGCGGGGGGTTCTCCTTGGAGTCTGTCAAGAATATGTTCATGGGGGACAGGTGCCCTTCTCTCATAGGGAAACCAAAGGTCTTCTTTATTCAGAACTATGAGGTGATAGGTGGCCAGTCGGAAGACAGCAGCCTGGAGGTCGATGGGCTAGCAATAACAAACTGGGACTCTAAGGCCGTGCGTCCTGGCCCCAGCATGACTCACCGGGAAGCCGACATCTTCTGGAGCCTGTGCACAGCGGATGTGTCCCAGCTGGAGCAGCCCTCCAGCTCATCCTCTGTGTACCTGCAGAACCTCTCCCAGAAGCTTCGGCAAGAAAGGTGAGCACTCCAGTCTGTGACTGCCACCTTGATCATTGACCATGTGTTTATTGCCCTTCTACCAAATGAACATCACCACAGTGCTCTGTCTGAAGGCCTTCCCCAGGAAAGAGACTTTACCTTCCCCATAGGGCTGCTTTGGGGTATGATACAGACTCGGCACAGCTTATCAACACTTCAGCTTGTAGTCTGGGTATATTTCTTATACTCTGCTAACATGAATTAAGCTTTACCATAGGTGTGTATTATAGAAAAAGCACAGTGTATTCACTGTAGGGTTCAATGCTGGCCTGCTTTCAGACATGATTCCACTAAGGTTCTTCCACAGAAAAAGGCATGActgtaaacatttttaatgtttattaggAGTATTTCCCTAAAGGATCCATTACTGTCCTGGCTTCTAGTTAATTTAATGAAGCTACAGTGCCCTTCAAGTGTAAGATTAATTGGCCTTTTTTATTTGCCCCTCCCCCAATTACAATGGGCAATAATGTTTCTGAGCTGCCAGTCAAATGCTTGTATTCTAAGGACCTCAGGTACCTCTCTAGCTTTCTCTCACCAGTCTCCTCAGCGCCGGCTCAGTAGGGTGTGTGTTCTGGGAGTGATGCAGCATTCCAAAGGAGATGCTCCAGGGATCAAGGGTAGTGTTGGCCTTTTGCAGTCTTCCCGTCTTTGCATATGTGATCACCTAGCTGGTATGTTCTCAGTAaaattcagctgtctctgtggaagGAGACACTGACCACTGGGCCAGAGTGCTGCTGACTTGTTTGGATTGTTTGCTAAGCATCTTATGGAGCGTTTAAAAAGAATGAGTTTCAAAGAACGTTCATACCTGCTGGCTCATCTCACCACAATGACAACGTGTCTTCTCTCTTTGGAGTTTGCTTGGCATTAAaatttacctttctcttttctgctaGGAAACGCCCACTCGTGGATCTCCATGTTGAGCTCATGGACAAGGTTTATGCCAGGAACAGCAGAGTTTCTCCTAAGGAGAAATACTATCTGAGCCTGCAGCATACT
This DNA window, taken from Cricetulus griseus strain 17A/GY chromosome 2, alternate assembly CriGri-PICRH-1.0, whole genome shotgun sequence, encodes the following:
- the Cflar gene encoding CASP8 and FADD-like apoptosis regulator isoform X2, with the translated sequence MTERHKFMSLFGYCTKWLSIVLMMEIGENLDKSDVSSLIFLTRDYTGRGKVTKDKSFLDLVIELEKLNLIASDQLNLLEKCLKNIHRIDLKTKIQKYTQSGQGVGSNYMNSFQASLPNLSIKEPSYSSRFQNGRSKEQKFVEHLAIQRKPVKTSIQESGAFLPLHIYEESYRMQSKPLGICLIIDCIGNDTEYLQETFTSLGYCVQTVLFPNAEDIPQTLRQYAHLPQHRDYDSFICVLVSRGDSQSMMVVDQARGGFSLESVKNMFMGDRCPSLIGKPKVFFIQNYEVIGGQSEDSSLEVDGLAITNWDSKAVRPGPSMTHREADIFWSLCTADVSQLEQPSSSSSVYLQNLSQKLRQERKRPLVDLHVELMDKVYARNSRVSPKEKYYLSLQHTLRKKLILST
- the Cflar gene encoding CASP8 and FADD-like apoptosis regulator isoform X3 produces the protein MMEIGENLDKSDVSSLIFLTRDYTGRGKVTKDKSFLDLVIELEKLNLIASDQLNLLEKCLKNIHRIDLKTKIQKYTQSGQGVGSNYMNSFQASLPNLSIKEPSYSSRFQNGRSKEQKFVEHLAIQRKPVKTSIQESGAFLPLHIYEESYRMQSKPLGICLIIDCIGNDTEYLQETFTSLGYCVQTVLFPNAEDIPQTLRQYAHLPQHRDYDSFICVLVSRGDSQSMMVVDQARGGFSLESVKNMFMGDRCPSLIGKPKVFFIQNYEVIGGQSEDSSLEVDGLAITNWDSKAVRPGPSMTHREADIFWSLCTADVSQLEQPSSSSSVYLQNLSQKLRQERKRPLVDLHVELMDKVYARNSRVSPKEKYYLSLQHTLRKKLILST
- the Cflar gene encoding CASP8 and FADD-like apoptosis regulator isoform X4, which translates into the protein MQSKPLGICLIIDCIGNDTEYLQETFTSLGYCVQTVLFPNAEDIPQTLRQYAHLPQHRDYDSFICVLVSRGDSQSMMVVDQARGGFSLESVKNMFMGDRCPSLIGKPKVFFIQNYEVIGGQSEDSSLEVDGLAITNWDSKAVRPGPSMTHREADIFWSLCTADVSQLEQPSSSSSVYLQNLSQKLRQERKRPLVDLHVELMDKVYARNSRVSPKEKYYLSLQHTLRKKLILST